A window of Methanobrevibacter boviskoreani JH1 genomic DNA:
CTTTAGTTGCTAAGTAAACATAAGGAATTTCTTTTTCTTCTGCAAGAACAGGAATATGTGCTACAATTTCAGCAGGATCTACATCTTCTGCAATAACGACTAATTCTGCGTTACCTCTTTCAATAAATTTAGTTACTTCATTAGTTCCTTTTGCTACTTTTCCAGTATTTTTTGCGGTTTCTAAAGCTTCTTCAGCTTTATCAGCTATTTCTTCAGGTGTATCAAATTTTACATAAATTGGTTTTGCCATATTATTTACCTCCTATTTCATCTGGCTTTCGCCAT
This region includes:
- the rpl7ae gene encoding 50S ribosomal protein L7Ae; protein product: MAKPIYVKFDTPEEIADKAEEALETAKNTGKVAKGTNEVTKFIERGNAELVVIAEDVDPAEIVAHIPVLAEEKEIPYVYLATKDKVGGAAGLSVGTASACIVEAGEAEELVKEVVEKVAELKN